In the genome of Notamacropus eugenii isolate mMacEug1 chromosome 5, mMacEug1.pri_v2, whole genome shotgun sequence, one region contains:
- the LOC140507860 gene encoding putative olfactory receptor 10D4: protein MKNHTVVTEFILLGIPETSGLETVLLLLFLSLYLFTLSGNVLILMAIISSSRLHTPMYFSLGNLSIFDICYSSVTSPKMLFYLSGQTPAISFQGCAAQLFFYHFLGSTECFLYTVMAYDHFVAICQLLRYTVIMNHHVCSILATSTWTFGCVHATILTSLTFQLPYCEPNQVGYYFCDISAVLPLACADTSLAQWVSFTNVGILSLICFFLILVSYTRIGISISRIRSTEGRQRAFSTCSAHLTAILCAYGPIIIIYLQPTPSPLLGSVVQILNNLVAPMMNPLIYSLRNKDVKFALSRVLCKMGE, encoded by the coding sequence ATGAAGAACCACACAGTTGTGACTGAGTTCATCCTGCTAGGAATCCCTGAGACATCAGGGCTGGAGACAGtgctccttcttctcttcttgtcTTTGTACCTATTCACACTGTCAGGGAATGTGCTCATCCTCATGGCCATCATTTCTTCCTCTCGCCTTCATACCCCTATGTATTTCTCCCTGGGAAACCTGTCTATATTTGACATTTGTTATTCCTCAGTCACCTCACCCAAAATGCTGTTCTATCTCTCTGGTCAGACACCAGCCATctctttccagggatgtgcagcCCAGTTGTTCTTCTATCATTTCCTGGGCTCCACTGAGTGCTTCCTGTACACTGTAATGGCATATGATCATTTTGTTGCCATCTGTCAACTTTTACGTTACACAGTTATCATGAATCATCATGTGTGTTCCATTCTGGCAACAAGCACCTGGACGTTTGGCTGTGTTCATGCTACTATCCTGACATCCCTTACTTTCCAGTTACCTTATTGTGAACCAAATCAAGTAGGCTACTATTTCTGTGACATTTCTGCTGTTTTACCTCTGGCCTGTGCAGATACATCATTAGCACAGTGGGTTAGTTTCACTAATGTTGGCATTTTGTCTCTCATATGcttctttctcattcttgttTCCTACACTCGTATTGGGATCTCCATATCAAGAATACGTTCCACAGAAGGCAGACAGAGAGCCTTTTCAACCTGCAGTGCGCATCTCACAGCAATCCTTTGTGCCTATGggcccatcatcatcatctacctACAACCTACTCCCAGTCCCTTGCTTGGCTCAGTGGTTCAGATATTAAATAATCTTGTGGCCCCCATGATGAACCCCTTGATCTACAGTTTAAGGAATAAGGATGTGAAATTTGCCCTCAGCAGAGTGttatgtaaaatgggagaatGA